The sequence AAATTACAGCCACACTCGATGGCTGCTTTTGCTGCTAAAGCATTTCCTGTCGTTATTAACTCTCTCATTTTATATCCTTAATTAACTTTCCTAAAATGATTTGCCTTGATTGCGGCTGCTCTCTCCTTAGCTTCAGGGCTAAGTTTTGCGAATTTAAATCCCTTTTCAGCCACATAAATAGCAAAATCAGGGCAGTGAAGCTCACAATCCCTACAGCCGATACATGACTCTGGATGGCTAACTTCTATCATCATTCCTTGAATAGCGTGGATATCTTCTTTCATATTTAAAACACCAGCAGGACAATAGCTTACGCAAATATCGCAAGCCTTACACCTACTCTCATCGACCCAAACAGCTGTATTAAGCGGTTGTTCTATCATTACTATCTCCTAATTAAATTTAAGTCTAACTTAAATCAAATTTCAAGCTACAATTGTAGCGACTCAATTACTTGAAAAATCAAGCATCCAAATACCTAAATTTTGCCAAACGCAAAACTAATTTTCAAAACTTTTTACGAAACTTTATCTGAAAAAAGTTAATAAAATAGATAAATAAAAAAACTAAAATTTTATCTTTAGCTAAAGTTAATATTAGCACCATTTATATTAAAATTTTTAATATAAATTATAAATTCTTCTATGCTTTTATCTAAAATTTCTCTATCTTTTAGCTTTAAATTCAGCTCTAAAATCTCTTTTACGCCATCTTTTGAAATTTTAACCAAACGACTAAAAGCTATCAAATTATCATCCAAAACCGAGCAACTAAGCACCTTAGAGTCCTTATTTATTAAGGCTTGACAGATATTTATAACCCCAGCTGCTGGCGCATAAAATGCAGATGTATTCATCAATTTAACTATTTTCGCTCCGCCATTTATAGTTTGAGATCTGATATTTTCATATTCATCTATACTTAAATTTTCATCAACCAAGCATATCATATTATCATTATGCATACCTATTACGCAAGATTTTGAGTCAGTTACACTAGTGCCTAGATGATTTTTTAAAGCAAATTTAAGTCTAGCACTATCAAGTTCTCCAGCCATTCCAATAATCTTTTTTCTATTAAATCCACTAGCTTTAAATGCTACATATACCATTATATCAAGCGGATTTGTCACGACAATTATAGTGGAATTTGGGGCAAATTTGGCGATTTGACTAGATGCTTGAGCTACTATATTAGCATTAATTTTAGCAAGTTCGGCCCTACTTTGGCCATCTTTTCTAGCTACTCCAGCCGTAATGATAACAATATCAAAATCGCTTAAAATTTGATAATCATCACCGCCAACTACCATAATATCCAAGCCCAAAGCAATCGACATTTGTGATAGATCAATTGCTTTGGCATTAGCTAAATTTTGGTTGATATCAATGAGTGCTATCTCATCACACATCTGCTTAGAAATGAGAAGACTAGCTATGCTAGCTCCTACATTTCCGGCGCCTATTATTGCTATTTTCACAACTTATTTCTTTAAAGATTCGTTATATATGGCACTTGGTCTCATCACGGCTGAAACCTTCGCATCATCAAAGATATAGTATCCGCCGACATCTACCTTGTTTCCTTGAGAGCCGTTTAACTCATCTGTAATTTTAGCTTTATTCTCATTTAAAGCAGCTGCTACACCGGCAAATTTAGGCGCTAGATCGCTTTTTGCTAGTTCATTAGCCCAGTATAGAGCTAGATAGAAGTGGCTACCGCGGTTATCATTTTCACCTACATTTTTGCGTGGTGAGTTGTCATTTTTAAGGTAGCTTACAATTGCTTTATCTAAAGTATCGGCTAGTATTGTAGCCTCTTTTTTACCACTTACGCTAGCTAAATGTTCCAAACTCGCACCAAGAGCTAAAAATTCACCCAAGCTATCCCAGCGAAGGTGATTTTCTTCTATTAGTTGTTGAGCGATTTTAGGCGCACTTCCACCAGCACCAGTTTCAAATAAACCACCTCCATTTAAAAGCGGGACTATTGAGAGCATTTTCGCACTCGTTCCAAGCTCTAAAATTGGGAATAAATCTGTCAAATAATCCCTTAATACATTACCTGTAACGCTAATAGCGTCTTTGCCAGTTCGTATAATAGAGATTGATTTTTTGATCGCTTCAGTTGGGGCTGCGATACTAATATCTAGGCCATTTAGATCATAATTTTTAAGCTCTGAATTTACTATTTGGATCATACTAGCATCGTGTGCTCTAGCACTATCTAACCAGAATATCGCAGTTGAGTGTGTGGCTTTAGCTCTATTGATCGCTAGTTTAATCCAATCTTTAATCGCTTCGCTTTTTGCTTGCATAACTCTAAATATATCGCCACTCTCAACTTCAAATTCCATTTTATCGCCATTTGTGCTACTAAGTGTGAATTTGCCATCTTCACTAGCTATAAATGTTTTATCATGGCTACCATACTCTTCTGCTTTTTTCGCCATCAAACCTACATTAGATACGCTACCGATAGTTGCTGGATTTAGCGCTCCATTGGCTTTTAAATCATCAATTGTCGCTTCATAAATTGTCGCATATGTGCGATCTGGGATTACTGCTAGAGTGTCGGCTGTTTTGCCATTTTTATCCCACATTTTGCCACTATTTCTTATCATTGCTGGCATTGAAGCGTCTATTATCACATCGCTTGGGACATGTAAATTTGTAATTCCTTTATCGCTATCTACCATCGCTAAATCTGGGTTTTTGTCTAAAATTTCATTGTATTTTGCTATGATTTTATCTTTTATAGGCAAGTTTTCTATTTTAGCAAATAGATCTTTTAAGCCGTTATTTGGCACCACACCAACTGAATTTAGCTCACTTCCAAACTCATCAAAGATTTCAGCGAAAAATACTTTCACAAAGTGACCAAACATAACCGGATCGCTTACTTTCATCATTGTAGCTTTTAGATGAACTGAGTAGAGTAAAGACTCTTTTTTGGCTTCTTCTATGGTTTTAGCAATAAACTTATCTAGTTTAGCAACACTCATAAATGTAGCACTAATCACATCGCCAGCGGCTGCTTTTATACCATCTTTTAATACTTTTGTGTTGCCATTTTTGTCTGTAAATTTGATTTTAAATTCGGTTGGTTCTTTGACTATTACAGATTTTTCATTGCCATAAAAATCTCCACTATCCATATATGCCACTCTTGTTTTAATAGTGTTATCCCAAGCACCATTTTTGTGTGGGAATTCTTTGGCATAAGCTTTGACGGCACTAGCACATCTTCTATCTGAGTTACCCTCTCTTAAAACTGGATTTACCGCACTTCCTAAAACTTTAGCATATCTTGCTTTGATATCAATCTCTTTTTCATTGGATGGATTTTCGGGATAGTTTGGTACATTAAATCCTTTTGATTGAAGCTCTGCAATAGCCGCATTTAGCTGCGGAAGTGATGCTGAAATATTAGGAAGTTTGATTATATTTGCTGTTTTTTCTTTGGTCATTTCGCCTAGGATTTCTAGATAATTTGGAACTTTTTGATTATCTTTTAAATTTTCAGGGAAATTAGCCAAAATTCTACCAGCTAATGAAATATCCATAGTATCTATACTGATACCACCACGACTTAAAAACTCCTTAATAACAGGAAAAAGTGAAAAAGTAGCCAATGCTGGCGCCTCATCTGTGTAAGTGTAGATTATATCTGCCATTTATGTCCTTTATTTAAAATTTTTCTTATTTTATCAATTTTTAACTAAATTAAACCATTAAACTATAAATAATTTTTATAATTAATCTAAATTTAAGTTTATTCTATCTTTTTTGGGTAATCAAAGAGCAAAACTCGCCCAATTTTAGCCCTTATATCTTTAAACTCATTCACATCAAACTCAATACCAAAAACTCCGCCAGTAGGGATATCGCCGATATGGCTATCGCTTAAAATCTCGCAAATTTGAGTTAAAGTATCGTTGTGACCTACGATGAATATGGTATTTAAGGAGCTATCAATATGATTTATGATATTTAGATAATCTTGCGTTGTGGCCTCAAAAAGTGAGTTTTCAAACTGAATTTTACCACTAAAATTTATATTTTTAGCGATGATTTTGGCGGTTTTGGCCGTTCGCTTAGCTGGCGAAGAGATGATAAGCTCTGGTAAGATATTTTTGTTTTTTAGCCTAGTGGCCATCACTTTTGCAGCCTCTTTGCCTTTGGGGCTTAACGCCCTATCAAAGTCAGTAGCGGCGACTTTTTTAGCCTTTGCGTGGCGAATAAAATATATAGTTTTCATGCTCTCTCCTGAAATTTTTGAATTTTATCAAGCTCGGCTTTGCTAAAACCTGCTAATAATCTATGCTCTATATCTAGCGCTCTTTTTGCTTCAAATGCCTTTGGGTAGCATTTTCGTACTATTTCAATCCATGAA is a genomic window of Campylobacter devanensis containing:
- a CDS encoding 4Fe-4S dicluster domain-containing protein, with protein sequence MIEQPLNTAVWVDESRCKACDICVSYCPAGVLNMKEDIHAIQGMMIEVSHPESCIGCRDCELHCPDFAIYVAEKGFKFAKLSPEAKERAAAIKANHFRKVN
- a CDS encoding lactate/malate family dehydrogenase, which encodes MKIAIIGAGNVGASIASLLISKQMCDEIALIDINQNLANAKAIDLSQMSIALGLDIMVVGGDDYQILSDFDIVIITAGVARKDGQSRAELAKINANIVAQASSQIAKFAPNSTIIVVTNPLDIMVYVAFKASGFNRKKIIGMAGELDSARLKFALKNHLGTSVTDSKSCVIGMHNDNMICLVDENLSIDEYENIRSQTINGGAKIVKLMNTSAFYAPAAGVINICQALINKDSKVLSCSVLDDNLIAFSRLVKISKDGVKEILELNLKLKDREILDKSIEEFIIYIKNFNINGANINFS
- a CDS encoding NADP-dependent isocitrate dehydrogenase translates to MADIIYTYTDEAPALATFSLFPVIKEFLSRGGISIDTMDISLAGRILANFPENLKDNQKVPNYLEILGEMTKEKTANIIKLPNISASLPQLNAAIAELQSKGFNVPNYPENPSNEKEIDIKARYAKVLGSAVNPVLREGNSDRRCASAVKAYAKEFPHKNGAWDNTIKTRVAYMDSGDFYGNEKSVIVKEPTEFKIKFTDKNGNTKVLKDGIKAAAGDVISATFMSVAKLDKFIAKTIEEAKKESLLYSVHLKATMMKVSDPVMFGHFVKVFFAEIFDEFGSELNSVGVVPNNGLKDLFAKIENLPIKDKIIAKYNEILDKNPDLAMVDSDKGITNLHVPSDVIIDASMPAMIRNSGKMWDKNGKTADTLAVIPDRTYATIYEATIDDLKANGALNPATIGSVSNVGLMAKKAEEYGSHDKTFIASEDGKFTLSSTNGDKMEFEVESGDIFRVMQAKSEAIKDWIKLAINRAKATHSTAIFWLDSARAHDASMIQIVNSELKNYDLNGLDISIAAPTEAIKKSISIIRTGKDAISVTGNVLRDYLTDLFPILELGTSAKMLSIVPLLNGGGLFETGAGGSAPKIAQQLIEENHLRWDSLGEFLALGASLEHLASVSGKKEATILADTLDKAIVSYLKNDNSPRKNVGENDNRGSHFYLALYWANELAKSDLAPKFAGVAAALNENKAKITDELNGSQGNKVDVGGYYIFDDAKVSAVMRPSAIYNESLKK
- a CDS encoding SixA phosphatase family protein yields the protein MKTIYFIRHAKAKKVAATDFDRALSPKGKEAAKVMATRLKNKNILPELIISSPAKRTAKTAKIIAKNINFSGKIQFENSLFEATTQDYLNIINHIDSSLNTIFIVGHNDTLTQICEILSDSHIGDIPTGGVFGIEFDVNEFKDIRAKIGRVLLFDYPKKIE